Genomic window (Vigna unguiculata cultivar IT97K-499-35 chromosome 10, ASM411807v1, whole genome shotgun sequence):
AGTTTGGACCGAAGGTTGATACAGGATGACTGGAGCATAGGGTCGAGATTGGTTAGACTAAGTCGAGGATCGAGATGTATTGGGTCAGGCGACgacacaatttttacaaaattaaattttaattgctttcattaaaaaaatgaattttggattgaaaacttgatccaaatatttagatctaaatttgattcaaatatttcgatttgaatttgaaaaaaatcaaaacaaattcTGTTACAAAAAAGGATTTGGATCCAAAATCCACTCAAGTTATTTAGATCTAGATTGGAtctttaaaaatccaattcatgtCCAACCCTAGCTTTAAGCATGTCAAGAAGACATTATATTATAAGAGAAAGAAACAATGTTTTATTTCGGGAGATATGGGTTTTAACTGAGCgtgttttttagtttaatgTGATTATGATGTCTGAAACTTGCttttcaattaatattgaagtaaaaattGTCAAACAGTATAACAAGACGTGTTGGACAGtgataaacaaaattgacaattGTAAGAcactaaaattttttaattaattataattacaaaaattatcagTTATGAGCGCATCATACTTTCGTGGGAGTATATGGAAGTTGAAGAGGCGAATTCCATGGAAGGAATTGGTGTCGCCATGAAGTGTTAGAAGAGAAAGCAATAATGCACCACAGTGAGAGAGATGATCTCTGTGGAGACACAACCATTCAAAATAGCTAAAGACAATACCTTTTTTATATCAGTGGAAACCAGTTAAGACCATCACCAAACACCTTTTACTTTAGCCATATAAGAAAGTAGATCAACATCCACTTTGAaccacagaaaaaaaaattaaataataagtaTGAAAACTTTtggcttaaatacatttttcgtagtgtttgttgcggatagtcctcattttgacagaatgtttaaaatgatcctcatttttaccgaatgtttaaaatggtcctcattttcgcaatccgtgttttatttggtccttttctatGACGtgtgacgccgtttaaatcagcAACGGAGTATTGTATAAGTGGCTTTGTTTGTATTACGTTGCATTGGGATGTGTTATGTCTACTGCACAGATGtagtaatttagaaaccatgcagaaaaggaccaaataaaacaccaattgcgaaaatgaggactattttaaacattaggtgaaaatgagaaccattttaaacattctatcaAGATGAGAActatccgcaacaaacactatgaaaatatgaggacagaaaaaaaaaaaaggtatttaagccaatttttttttttgttatactgTGTTTTTCTAAAATTCACATATTACCTTTACTTTTTATCTTAAAAGCTTTGTATCATCTCTCTTCCctttaaatgaataataaatacattttattttcacattaaAGTATATCTAAAGTAACCATTGATACAATTTATAGAAACGTAACTATATAGCTAAATTTATTTGTGATAAAGATGTTAAAAGATgttcaaataataatttcttatggGCTTACATCTCATCTAACACTCTGATAAGTTTCAGGATAGAAAACTATATATTTTGCATCAAGGTTTTAAATTACTTGAGGAATTCAAAGTTTTcataaaacaagaaatgctaataaaaaagttcaaataCGATAGAAccttcaattatatatattttttattaaaaacaacaaatagtTGGTTAAAAGAAAgactcaaatatatatatatatatatatatatatatatatatatatatatatatatatatatatatatatatcctcacgaaaaaaaaacaagaatttttaaatttaaaatatttttttattaaaaggaaaCCCCCAAAACTCGATGAATTGAgcgaaaacaaaaaagattCAACAATTTGGAAGAATAATTCAATGATTTCTGAAGCAACCATTTCAATTCAATCGATAAAGTCGACaaatttttcattgaaaaaaaaatctataaaggatctcaatactaaaagaaaagtagttattaaaaaaatagaaaaaaaaaaaaaaatatatatatatatatatatatatatatatatatatatatatatatatatatatatatatatatatataagcaattCCTAGACTATAAACATATAATTGCCAATGTTCAGTGcatatttccttttttataGCATACAATATTTATAAGGAATTGCAACATTCTATATAAATAGACTtggatatatataattaaagctATATCAAGTCCATATCTATGCAAATgattaataattgttattaagTACAAAAGGATAATATCTGTAAATATTATGCAAGAAACCGTCTTATTTCTCAAAACCTACATAAATAGAACAAAGTTGTTACATGATCAATTCAAAGAAAGAATTACAAGGAAtacaatacttttttttttcatttgtagaAGTCTCAAACCTCTATACATTCAGTCACGCTCCTATAAAGAAACCTAAAATTTATCCCCTCTTTGATTGTATATTTCAATAgttttattcattatataacttatagatttagtaattttatttatgatagtCCATACCTTGTTTTTGAATGTTAGGATTTGCATtgttaataatttgtttatgcACATGTACATTGTTTATATCTTCCTCGAATGATATAATATATAGAATTAAAGTTTGTTTCATTTAGTATTAAATAGAAGAATGAGGCTACGGTACTTACTGCATATAAACAGAAACTGAGACTTTCTAGCACACAACAAAGCGAAACACGTAACAGAATAGCGAACCACAGCTATCTGTATTTTATAATGCAGAATTTTTTACCACGATTTCTGAATCAAATATTATAAGCCAAAAGgtaaaagaaataacaaaatcaaaaacGAGAAAGCAAATACAATAAAAAGCTCAAATAAAGCCAAAGAAGCACAAAGCGAGGAGCGAGAAACAGGGtgaaataaacaagaaaaacaagaaatggatgagaaaaaataaattgcaatcAAGAACATCATGATAAAGGGATCTTTCTGTTCTCAAAGAAGATAATGACTTACCAGAACTCACATTACAAATTTCTGTATAAATCTAACCAGGCTCCTTTTCTAAGTCATTTGATTCACCACATATCAGATAGACTACTGTTCTCTTGACTACCAATCCATcacaaaaaatcacaaaaatctcTACTCTGTCTCCTGATcctaaatttgatattataccTTGCCAGTCTATATCATTAAAGGAAATTATCGTGCCATGATAATGTATCTGCAATGTACACTTTGTATAATTAACAATTAAGACACTTCTAAGACACTcagttgtcaaaatttcaggGTTTGGTGAATAAATGGCACACAGTGCCATTCCCTTCAAGACGTGATCTTTAGGCAAAGTGAAAGAAACAGAATGTCCCTCACCCATATGGACCAGCCAATAAGGATCATTGCCACCTGGCAGAAAAACATCACAAGACTCACTGCTTGCAAGTCCCTGTATCGTGAGACAAATAAGGGCATGTTTAGTTAAACAAAAATGTAGTACATGATCAAAACAAATGTGGTTAGCAGTTTTGTTGTGTATATTGTTGGTTAATAAGGATTTAGaatgcatttttgtttttgtctctttcagtttatatttctaGATCATTGGAAATAAAAGAATCATGAAACTAGTAAAGCAGGAAAGCTGAAATCAATTTGCTAGTACTTTGACGTGGCTCCACGTAACAAAAGATCATGATTATGAAGTTGCACAAAATTAACCTATGAAAGGTAGATTGAAGTAAATGTTGAGAATCCAAATTAGGGCTAAGGGTAGAGTAGTATTTTCAGGTTGTTAAGATATCTCATTGATTTGTTTTTCCATATTTCGATGTTACCCTTCTGGACTTTTGTGCTATACGTATGTTAGTCTCTGTGGGAAATAAGAGAAGAGAACTATCCAACCCTTCATTTAATATAGGCATTATAAGGATAATCAATTGGTTAGTTTATTACTAAAGTTTGATATGTTTAGATGAAGTTGTGTGGCTGTAGAAGCGAAAGGTGCAAAGAGTTTAGAATTGTAGTTTCTATTAGATTAGACACTTGATTAGGATTATTTCGTGTTCTCTTAATTAATAGCGAAAATGATGCTGAAGGTAATGAACAAGGGAAAAGCTATAAAAGAACCTCAGAAGTGCCATCGCTGAAAGCATTAAAGAATTCTTTGCAGCTTCCAACACCAATCAAACAATATCTGAAGTGTGGCTTTGAAGTTCCTATTTCTGTAATATTCCCACGATATTCAACCAGAATAGTTTTCACTTGCTTAGATAGTTGAAACTCGGTGTCACATTGCACCAAAACACTTCGAAGATTTCCAAGGCTGCTAAGCAATGGTGTAATGTCATCCCAACTTTTAACTTCCACATCCATGCAAAACGAAGGATTATAAGATAGGGAATTCATTGACGGTGACATCCAAGACTgaatgataaaaggaaaaagattaTGTGATAATCCCTCAAATCCTCGTAGGGATATATATCCAATTCCTTTTGAGCTTACAATTGAAAAAGGAACTTGTTTCACAACTGTATTTTCCGCGATTAGAGTTATCAAGGATTCCATTTGCACTATATCTTTTTCCAACAAGTTAATCTTGGAACAACCAGAAAGAATGAGAGTTTTTAAAGATTTCAACATATATATCTCTCTGGGGAGATTGCTTAAACTTGTACAGTCCTTCAAATTTAGCAGTGTAAGATTACATAGACATCCAATAGACCGGTGCACTTCACGCAATCTTGGGCAATCTTTGAGAATGAGATGTTCAAGATTTTGTAGTCCGGAAAAGTCAGGGGTTTTTCTCAAGTACTTAGAGTGACTAAGATTAAGGACTTTTAGAAACGCCAAAACCTTCAAGGAgataagaaaatgatgaaataaaatagttataagtggaaacaaaaactatatttattttgtgttgagtttcaaaagaaaatgacacgtaaTAAAAACCTGGGGTTGTTTCCAGATGATTCCAAGAAGACTGCGTTTTAAATCAACCACTATTGCATCATGCAGATAAAAGTCGTTACATAGGTATTCTGAAGAAAAGCATTGCAAACTGATACATCTCAGTTTCTTAGAGAGGTACTTAGAATATCCAGTCTGTGATGAAAAGAGacaagaaaaacatatatatcatACATGAGAAAGGAAACCATTTCAATAGAAGTTTCAAAACcacagataaaaaaatgttcttaCGGTATACTTTGACGGTGCATGTTTCATATCATCATCAAGCCACAACCATCTGTTCTTCCTAGGTTCCTTTCTTGAAATATCATCAATAATTTCTCTTCCCATATCTCGTACCAAAGGATGAATTCCAAATTTATTGTTTCTTTTCACTTTTATGAGGCTACGCTCTAAGAGAACTCTTATTCCACAATCAGCGTCTATTCCACAGCCATTTAGGATCTTCGTTACATAAGCTCTGCCTTTACCAACAAAGAAACAACATATATCAAGGAATAAATCTTTTTCCGTTTGATCACGTAAACCATCGAAGCTTATTTTCAAAATCGGTAGAATTTCAAACTGGGGAACTTcgattaattttaacaatactCTATGCCATTCTATTTTCGTCCTTTCATATAAATAACTTCCAATGACTTCAAGAGAGAGAGGATTTCCTTCACAATAAGCAACTACACTTTTTGCAAGGAAATGGTATTCTTCTTTTGGTTTTGCTTCTCTAAATGCGTGCCAACTAAAAAGCTCAAGGGACTCGTTTGAGTTCAATAGATTCTTCCCAAAAACAGCATCAACTCCATGTTTCCTCAGTATGTCTTTATATCTTGTTGTAAGGATTATTACAGATCCTCCACCGAGCGATGCACGACATATCCTTAAGTCTAATAATGGATAATGCTCATCGATCATATCGTCAAGTACAATGAGCACTCTTTTCCCATAAAGTCTTTCTCGAATCATACTTCTTCCCATCTCAACGCTATGtatatttatctttgttttcaGGATATCTGAAAGAAGTCGTTTTTGTAAATTAAGATGCCTTCTTTGACTAAAATCTGAAATATTCTCGATGAAGCTTTTCTCCGTGAATGTACcatgaatttgattataaatggCTTTTGCAAGAGTAGTTTTGCCCGATCCTCTCATTCCCCATATCCCTATGATACAAACTTTCCTGGGATTACTTTTGATGGTTCGAATCACATCTTTCACCTGGGACTCTAGTCCAACTGGAAATTCAGTAGCAGACAAGATTGGTAAATTAAGAACGCTCTTAACAATTCTGTCCACTAGTTCAGCATCACTCCTTCAAGTTAAATAGCAAATATAGAAGAAGTCATGTATTGCCAAATTAAAGTACAAGCTCAAAATATGGTTGATTGAGTGAGTGAGTGATTTACCTGTAATTGCTATCATCCCATCCAAAGAAATTTGCAACTTTGGTGAGTGCGCGGCTCCACCTGCACATGCCATGTTCCAGTTCTTGTCCTGAGAATGTTTGGTGTGCAGTTGCTTTGAAGGCTTTACCAAAATGACCTTTCTGAAGACGAACATCAGATGGCTGAATTTCGTAATATACCGGCAGAACATGTCTGGAATAAGTTTCATGCCATTGAATGATTtgttgaagttgatgaagaCACCAAGCAGATTCAGAATAGGTTTTGGTGAAAACAACAATTGCTACACGACAGAAGTCGAGAATAGGTTCTTGGATCTTCATTCCCTTCACTGCATTCTCCTGATGAAGGAAAGTGGTGAGTCCAACAGCAGAGAGGGTGAAATCGAGATGAGAAACAAATTTTCTGCGGATATCTTCTCCATCGAAGTGGATGAGCACATCGTACTTCCGTTGGAGGTTGGATGATGAAGACGCGAATTCCATGGAAGGAACTGATGAAGTCACTAGTTTTAGAAGAGAAACCAATAATGCAATACTGTCAGATGCATGATCTTTACATACCCATCACACAACCTTTTTTACTTTACCCATTTGAAAAATAGACCACAGTGGTGGAAGCGCGTTTAGACCACCATCACAGAACCTTTTTTACTTTAGCATCATTAGACCAATTAACACTCACTATGAAtcatggaaaagaaaatattacacTAATCAATTCTTGGTTAACTAATTTAATGATTTGATCTGTAACAAAATTACTCACGATAACACCGAAGCAATTAGAGAAAATTTTTTACTACATCTCATATGCACTTTGCACTCATTACGATTACGCTAACTTCGTCTATTTTTAAACCCTAGTTGGagtcaaatatttatttcataactttatctatttttattttttatccgtctaattttgttcttatttttatgtCCCTGaagttttaaaaatgtttttacttTCTAGTAAAATTGTTGAAGTGACAAAcgatgataatatataaaaaaaatatggttagatttaaaatgaaaattgacatatttatataaattaaagcaAAAGTGAgccctaaaataaaaaaaaaaaaaaaaaaaactggactagaagaaaaaaactatgatgattacttaaaaaaatatcatacacTTTCATCCTatctttacatttttattttctttttcttctatctGCTTTTATcgtacttttttttcttaaagtttcTAATTGGTTCTGACCAGACGAGAGAAAATCTTGTATTGAAATTGGGAGATTATGTGAAAAATGAAGACTTGTCAAAAGAATTGTTTGATCTATGGTTGCTTTAAGCGACACGTGTTTATACACAACCACATAGGCCAAAGTaggaaaagacaaaaaaatccACTTTTCTcaatctaattatttttctttggtccgatccatttaaaatttatttattaaaattttattccacaaatcaattttaatggatctgaattttaatttaatctatattttgtaattcttttagattgaatattcattatttgaatctagatttttaaatatgaaaaatttcaatatccaatccaaattttaaatataaatttttagttgggtcgGAGTGAACGTCGAGATGGGATGATCCAGAACAAAGGTTATGACAGGTCGACTCGGATCAAAGGTCAAGATGATCAATTCGG
Coding sequences:
- the LOC114167062 gene encoding TMV resistance protein N-like isoform X2, translating into MEFASSSSNLQRKYDVLIHFDGEDIRRKFVSHLDFTLSAVGLTTFLHQENAVKGMKIQEPILDFCRVAIVVFTKTYSESAWCLHQLQQIIQWHETYSRHVLPVYYEIQPSDVRLQKGHFGKAFKATAHQTFSGQELEHGMCRWSRALTKVANFFGWDDSNYRSDAELVDRIVKSVLNLPILSATEFPVGLESQVKDVIRTIKSNPRKVCIIGIWGMRGSGKTTLAKAIYNQIHGTFTEKSFIENISDFSQRRHLNLQKRLLSDILKTKINIHSVEMGRSMIRERLYGKRVLIVLDDMIDEHYPLLDLRICRASLGGGSVIILTTRYKDILRKHGVDAVFGKNLLNSNESLELFSWHAFREAKPKEEYHFLAKSVVAYCEGNPLSLEVIGSYLYERTKIEWHRVLLKLIEVPQFEILPILKISFDGLRDQTEKDLFLDICCFFVGKGRAYVTKILNGCGIDADCGIRVLLERSLIKVKRNNKFGIHPLVRDMGREIIDDISRKEPRKNRWLWLDDDMKHAPSKYTTGYSKYLSKKLRCISLQCFSSEYLCNDFYLHDAIVVDLKRSLLGIIWKQPQGLASSESCDVFLPGGNDPYWLVHMGEGHSVSFTLPKDHVLKGMALCAIYSPNPEILTTECLRSVLIVNYTKCTLQIHYHGTIISFNDIDWQGIISNLGSGDRVEIFVIFCDGLVVKRTVVYLICGESNDLEKEPG
- the LOC114167062 gene encoding TMV resistance protein N-like isoform X1 — translated: MEFASSSSNLQRKYDVLIHFDGEDIRRKFVSHLDFTLSAVGLTTFLHQENAVKGMKIQEPILDFCRVAIVVFTKTYSESAWCLHQLQQIIQWHETYSRHVLPVYYEIQPSDVRLQKGHFGKAFKATAHQTFSGQELEHGMCRWSRALTKVANFFGWDDSNYRSDAELVDRIVKSVLNLPILSATEFPVGLESQVKDVIRTIKSNPRKVCIIGIWGMRGSGKTTLAKAIYNQIHGTFTEKSFIENISDFSQRRHLNLQKRLLSDILKTKINIHSVEMGRSMIRERLYGKRVLIVLDDMIDEHYPLLDLRICRASLGGGSVIILTTRYKDILRKHGVDAVFGKNLLNSNESLELFSWHAFREAKPKEEYHFLAKSVVAYCEGNPLSLEVIGSYLYERTKIEWHRVLLKLIEVPQFEILPILKISFDGLRDQTEKDLFLDICCFFVGKGRAYVTKILNGCGIDADCGIRVLLERSLIKVKRNNKFGIHPLVRDMGREIIDDISRKEPRKNRWLWLDDDMKHAPSKYTTGYSKYLSKKLRCISLQCFSSEYLCNDFYLHDAIVVDLKRSLLGIIWKQPQVLAFLKVLNLSHSKYLRKTPDFSGLQNLEHLILKDCPRLREVHRSIGCLCNLTLLNLKDCTSLSNLPREIYMLKSLKTLILSGCSKINLLEKDIVQMESLITLIAENTVVKQVPFSIVSSKGIGYISLRGFEGLSHNLFPFIIQSWMSPSMNSLSYNPSFCMDVEVKSWDDITPLLSSLGNLRSVLVQCDTEFQLSKQVKTILVEYRGNITEIGTSKPHFRYCLIGVGSCKEFFNAFSDGTSEGLASSESCDVFLPGGNDPYWLVHMGEGHSVSFTLPKDHVLKGMALCAIYSPNPEILTTECLRSVLIVNYTKCTLQIHYHGTIISFNDIDWQGIISNLGSGDRVEIFVIFCDGLVVKRTVVYLICGESNDLEKEPG